A single window of Aspergillus flavus chromosome 4, complete sequence DNA harbors:
- a CDS encoding maleylacetate reductase → MDAFEYNANPGRVVFGSGTLQKLPDEISRLNLKAPLVLSTPQQVSQAEMVKDVLKGKVAGIFNEATMHTPTHITEKALEYAKSQNADLVISIGGGSTIGLGKAISIRTGLPHICIPTTYAGSEMTPILGETADGLKKTRSDPKILPGTVIYDVDLTMTLPPAMSATSGVNAIAHAVEALYARNTNPVINLMAAEGTRALASALPEIVENPTSQSARASALYGAWLCGTCLGSVGGSFNLPHAETHTAVLPHAISYNAPKIPEAMKKLAEALPDSNGDAVQGLNALLSKLQVKRGLKDFGMKEEDIDKAADIAVSNPYWNPREIERAPIRELIRRVWAGEPARADL, encoded by the exons ATGGATGCATTCGAATATAATGCGAACCCTGGACGAGTCGTCTTCGGCAGTGGTACTCTCCAGAAACTGCCCGATGAGATCTCCAGACTCAATCTGAAGGCTCCACTGGTGTTGTCGACACCACAGCAGGTCAGCCAAGCGGAGATGGTCAAGGATGTCCTAAAGGGGAAGGTAGCCGGTATCTTTAATGAGGCTACGATGCACACTCCTACACACATTACAGAAAAGGCTCTCGAGTATGCGAAGTCTCAAAATGCTGATTTGGTCATCTCTATCGGCGGTGGAAGCACCATCGGGCTGGGGAAAGCCATCAGCATCCGTACGGGCTTGCCTCACATTTGCATTCCAACCACCTATGCGGGAAGTGAAATGACTCCTATCTTGGGTGAGACGGCCGATGGTTTGAAGAAGACACGTTCGGATCCTAAAATCCTTCCTGGAACTGTCATTTACGATGTCGACCTTACTATGACACTGCCACCAGCAATGAGTGCTACCAGTGGTGTGAATGCTATCGCTCATGCCG TCGAAGCACTCTATGCCCGCAATACTAACCCCGTCATCAACTTGATGGCCGCCGAGGGTACCCGGGCACTAGCATCAGCCCTTCCTGAGATTGTCGAGAATCCCACATCACAATCTGCCCGGGCGTCGGCTCTGTATGGAGCTTGGCTCTGCGGAACCTGCCTTGGTAGTGTGG GTGGCAGTTTCAACTTGCCTCATGCAGAGACACATACAGCGGTGTTACCCCATGCAATCTCTTACAATGCGCCGAAGATTCCAGAGGCAATGAAGAAGCTGGCTGAAGCACTTCCCGATAGCAATGGTGATGCTGTCCAGGGTTTAAACGCCTTGTTGTCTAAATTGCAAGTCAAGCGAGGCCTTAAGGACTTTGgcatgaaggaggaagatatcgatAAGGCAGCCGATATTGCTGTTAGCAACCCCTACTGGAATCCACGGGAGATCGAGCGCGCACCAATCCGTGAATTGATTCGACGTGTTTGGGCTGGGGAGCCAGCACGGGCGGATTTGTAG
- a CDS encoding WD40-repeat-containing domain protein — protein MFDTVCTLPLSADLFAQAIHPKEPIVSVGLASGHVETFRLPSDEVDSDDDQASTSSSRNGRGHIDTMWRTRRHKGSCRCLTFGIDGESLYSAGTDGLVKAAKAETGVVENKIAIPPEKDGSVDAPTVIHALSPQTLLLATDSSALHLYDLRLPFSRVSARPQQSHHPHDDYISSITPLPASDTSTSGFSKQWVSTGGTTLAVTDLRRGVMVRSEDQEEELISSVYVGGLATTGTSRGEKVIVGGSSGVLTLWEKGAWDDQDERIYVQRSGGEGESLETLAMVPDELGRGKMVAVGLGSGGVKFVRIGPNKVVSEVTHDETEGVVGLGFDVEGRMVSGGGQVVKVWHEAVGSGANGASAGEKHMLGDSDEDSDDDDNDDSDDSDGERRRADEAKRKRKKGKGKDRSGGQHVMAFYDLD, from the exons ATGTTTGACACAGTCTGCACATTACCGCTTTCTGCGGATCTATTCGCCCAGGCTATACACCCTAAGGAGCCAATTGTCTCCGTTGGGCTTGCCTCCGGTCATGTTGAAACCTTCCGTCTTCCGTCAGATGAAGTGGACAGTGACGACGATCAGGCGTCGACTTCCTCATCGCGAAATGGTCGAGGACATATTGATACGATGTGGAGGACGAGAAGACATAAGGGCAGTTGTCGGTGCTTAACATTTGGAATTGACGGTGAATCGTTGTACTCCGCTGGAACAGATGGGTTGGTTAAAGCTGCAAAGGCAGAGACCGGTGTGGTAGAAAACAAGATTGCAATTCCCCCGGAGAAAGATGG CTCCGTTGATGCCCCAACCGTCATTCATGCGCTTTCCCCCCAAACCCTCCTTCTCGCTACTGACTCGAGCGCACTACACCTCTACGACCTTCGCCTTCCGTTTTCCCGCGTCTCGGCCCGGCCACAACAGTCACACCATCCTCACGATGATTACATCTCGTCTATCACCCCATTGCCTGCATCGGATACTAGTACCTCGGGATTTAGCAAACAATGGGTATCAACTGGTGGTACTACGTTGGCCGTGACGGATCTACGACGCGGGGTAATGGTGCGCAGTGAggaccaggaagaagaattgaTCAGCTCCGTGTATGTCGGTGGCTTGGCCACGACCGGGACAAGCCGCGGCGAGAAAGTGATTGTGGGTGGCTCCAGTGGGGTCCTGACCCTTTGGGAAAAGGGTGCATGGGACGATCAAGACGAGCGCATCTACGTCCAGCGAAGCGGCGGTGAAGGAGAGTCTCTCGAAACCCTCGCGATGGTTCCTGATGAGCTCGGAAGGGGCAAGATGGTCGCGGTTGGTCTCGGAAGTGGTGGTGTTAAGTTCGTCAGGATTGGCCCCAACAAAGTTGTGTCAGAGGTCACGCACGATGAAACGGAGGGAGTTGTCGGTCTAGGATTTGATGTGGAAGGACGTATGGTCAGTGGTGGTGGACAGGTGGTCAAGGTTTGGCATGAAGCAGTCGGATCTGGGGCAAATGGCGCTAGCGCTGGTGAAAAGCACATGCTTGGAGACAGTGATGAAGAcagcgacgacgacgatAATGATGACTCGGACGATAGCGATGGAGAACGTCGGCGGGCCGACGAAGCGAAGAGAAAAcggaagaagggcaagggcaaggaTCGCAGCGGCGGCCAACACGTCATGGCGTTCTATGATCTTGATTGA
- a CDS encoding 1,4-beta-D-glucan cellobiohydrolase B (cellobiohydrolase celD) — protein sequence MHQRALLFSAFWTAVQAQQAGTLTAETHPSLTWQKCAAGGTCTEQKGSVVLDSNWRWLHSVDGSTNCYTGNTWDATLCPDNESCASNCALDGADYEGTYGVTTSGDALTLQFVTGANIGSRLYLMADDDESYQTFNLLNNEFTFDVDASKLPCGLNGAVYFVSMDADGGVAKYSTNKAGAKYGTGYCDSQCPRDLKFINGQANVEGWEPSDSDKNAGVGGHGSCCPEMDIWEANSISTAYTPHPCDDTAQTMCEGDTCGGTYSSERYAGTCDPDGCDFNAYRMGNESFYGPSKLVDSSSPVTVVTQFITADGTDSGALSEIKRFYVQGGKVIANAASNVDGVTGNSITADFCTAQKKAFGDDDIFAQHGGLQGMGNALSSMVLTLSIWDDHHSSMMWLDSSYPEDADATAPGVARGTCEPHAGDPEKVESQSGSATVTYSNIKYGPIGSTFDAPA from the exons ATGCATCAACGTgcacttctcttctccgccTTTTGGACTGCCGTCCAGGCCCAGCAGGCTGGAACTTTGACGGCGGAAACCCACCCTTCCTTGACCTGGCAAAAGTGTGCTGCTGGTGGCACTTGCACCGAGCAGAAAGGCTCTGTTGTGCTTGATTCCAACTGGCGTTGGTTGCACTCCGTTGATGGCTCCACTAACTGTTACACTGGCAACACT TGGGATGCCACCCTCTGCCCTGATAACGAATCCTGTGCTTCGAACTGCGCTCTGGATGGAGCTGATTACGAAGGGACTTACGGTGTTACCACCAGCGGCGATGCCCTGACCCTCCAGTTTGTCACTGGTGCCAATATCGGCTCTCGCCTGTACCTGATGGCAGACGACGACGAGTCATACCAGACATTCAATCTCTTGAACAACGAGTTCACTTTTGATGTTGACGCTTCTAAGCTTCCTTGTGGCTTGAACGGTGCCGTTTACTTCGTCTCTATGGATGCCGACGGTGGTGTCGCGAAGTACTCAACCAACAAGGCTGGTGCCAAGTATGGAACTGGCTACTGTGATTCACAATGCCCGCGAGACTTGAAGTTTATTAACGGCCAG GCCAACGTAGAAGGTTGGGAGCCTTCCGACAGCGACAAGAATGCCGGTGTTGGTGGCCACGGTTCCTGCTGCCCCGAGATGGATATCTGGGAAGCCAACAGCATCTCTACGGCCTACACACCCCATCCTTGCGATGATACCGCTCAGACCATGTGTGAGGGCGATACTTGTGGAGGAACTTACTCCAGCGAACGTTATGCAGGAACTTGCGACCCTGATGGTTGTGACTTCAACGCTTACCGCATGGGCAATGAGTCTTTCTATGGCCCCAGCAAGCTGGTTGACTCTTCCTCCCCAGTTACGGTGGTAACCCAATTCATTACTGCTGATGGCACCGACTCTGGGGCCTTGTCGGAGATCAAGCGCTTCTACGTGCAGGGCGGTAAAGTCATCGCCAATGCCGCATCGAACGTTGACGGTGTCACTGGTAACTCGATCACCGCCGACTTCTGCACTGCCCAGAAGAAGGCATTCGGCGATGACGACATCTTCGCGCAGCACGGGGGACTCCAGGGTATGGGCAACGCCTTGTCCTCCATGGTTCTGACCCTCAGTATATGGGATGACCACCATTCCAGCATGATGTGGCTGGACAGCAGCTACCCAGAAGACGCTGACGCAACCGCCCCCGGTGTCGCTCGTGGCACCTGCGAGCCACACGCCGGTGACCCTGAGAAGGTTGAGTCGCAGAGCGGCAGTGCCACGGTGACCTACTCTAACATCAAGTATGGACCGATCGGCTCTACTTTCGACGCTCCAGCTTAA